Proteins encoded by one window of Candidatus Methylacidiphilales bacterium:
- a CDS encoding ABC transporter permease: MIDSPSWNRFCAILRKEFIQMRRDRVTFAMMIGIPLMQLVLFGFAINSDPKHLPTVMVSGDQGPLVRDLVEGMRNSKYFRFLERPVTEEEADRMLRLGEVQFVLHVPGNFSRDLVKGLRPTLLLEADATDPSATGNAVGALRNLATTVWQRSLSGSLSYLSPGDLPVDLRIQPHYNPEGLTQYNIVPGLMGVVLTLTMVIITALAITRERERGTMETLLATPAKPVEVMVGKITPYILVGYIQVGLILTVALVIFHVPFKGSLLLLAVSALFFIAANLSMGILFSTIARNQLQAMQMAVFFFLPSLLLSGFMFPFRGMPEWAQWVGSALPLTHFLRIVRGIMLKGNGLYETAAHLWPILLFTTVVITAGSRFYRKTLD; the protein is encoded by the coding sequence ATGATTGACTCCCCCTCCTGGAACCGTTTCTGCGCCATCCTCCGCAAGGAATTCATCCAAATGCGGCGGGACCGGGTGACCTTCGCCATGATGATCGGCATCCCCCTGATGCAGTTGGTGCTTTTCGGCTTCGCCATCAATTCCGATCCCAAACACCTGCCCACCGTCATGGTTTCCGGCGACCAGGGTCCACTGGTCCGGGATCTGGTCGAAGGCATGAGAAATTCGAAGTACTTCCGCTTTCTGGAACGGCCGGTGACCGAAGAAGAAGCGGACCGGATGCTCCGCCTGGGGGAAGTCCAGTTCGTCTTGCACGTGCCGGGGAATTTCTCCCGTGACTTGGTCAAAGGATTGCGTCCCACCCTCCTGCTCGAAGCCGACGCCACCGACCCCTCGGCCACGGGAAACGCCGTGGGCGCTTTGCGGAATCTGGCCACCACCGTCTGGCAGCGCAGCCTCTCCGGCAGTCTGTCCTACCTTTCCCCCGGCGATCTACCGGTCGACCTGCGCATCCAGCCGCACTACAACCCCGAAGGTCTCACGCAATACAACATCGTTCCCGGCCTCATGGGTGTCGTCCTGACCCTGACCATGGTCATCATCACCGCACTGGCCATCACCCGGGAACGCGAGCGCGGCACCATGGAAACCCTGCTCGCCACCCCGGCCAAACCGGTGGAAGTCATGGTGGGCAAGATCACCCCTTACATCTTGGTCGGATACATCCAGGTCGGATTGATCCTGACCGTGGCCCTGGTGATTTTCCATGTGCCTTTCAAAGGAAGCCTGCTCCTTCTGGCAGTGTCGGCCCTCTTTTTCATCGCCGCCAACCTATCCATGGGAATCCTCTTTTCCACCATCGCCCGCAACCAGCTCCAGGCCATGCAGATGGCGGTCTTTTTCTTCCTGCCCTCCCTGTTGTTGTCAGGTTTCATGTTTCCGTTCCGGGGCATGCCCGAGTGGGCCCAGTGGGTCGGAAGCGCCCTGCCCCTGACCCATTTCCTGCGCATCGTGCGCGGCATCATGCTCAAGGGGAACGGACTTTACGAAACCGCCGCCCACCTCTGGCCCATCCTCCTCTTCACCACGGTCGTCATCACGGCCGGGTCGAGATTCTACCGCAAGACGCTGGATTGA